The following proteins come from a genomic window of Gallus gallus isolate bGalGal1 chromosome 22, bGalGal1.mat.broiler.GRCg7b, whole genome shotgun sequence:
- the ENTPD4 gene encoding ectonucleoside triphosphate diphosphohydrolase 4 isoform X1 yields MGRSRIGVSCLLPASWHFSISPMGCPRIFNTTLRQIVVIGILAAAVSLLYYSLVVIRNKYGRASRDKRFHRYLARVTDTEATDTNNPNLNYGIVVDCGSSGSRIFVYCWPRHNGNPHDLLDIKQMRDKNRKPVVMKIKPGISEFANTPEKVSDYIFPLLHFAAEHVPRAKHKETPLYILCTAGMRILPESQQKAILEDLVTDIPVHFDFLFSDSHAEVISGKQEGVYAWIGINFVLGRFEHTDDEDEAVVEVHIPGSENKEAIFRKRTVGILDMGGVSTQIAYEVPKTVSFASSQQEEVAKNLLAEFNLGCDAHQTEHVYRVYVATFLGFGGNAARQRYENSVFSSTVLKNGLLGKQTGMTSDSPYLDPCLPVDAQDEIHQNGQIMYLRGTGDFNLCRELIQPFMNKTNETQTSLNGVYQPAVHFQNSEFYGFSEFYYSTEDVLRMGGDYNAAKFIKAAKDYCATKWSVLRERFDRGLYASHADLHRLKYQCFKSAWVYEVFHSGFSFPASYSNLKTALQVYDKEVQWTLGAILYRTRFLPLRDIQQENFRGSHSHWRSFSFVYNHYLFFVCFLIVLLSILLYLLRLRRIHRRMLRNSSSPSLWMEEGLPPQKISAAL; encoded by the exons ATGGGGCGGTCCAG GATCGGCGTTTCTTGTTTGCTTCCCGCTTCTTGGCACTTCAGCATTTCTCCAATGGGATGTCCACGTATTTTCAACACTACTTTGCGTCAGATCGTGGTGATTGGAAtacttgctgctgctgtctctttGCTTTACTACTCGCTGGTAGTCATCCGCAATAAGTATGGGCGTGCATCCAGGGACAAAAGATTTCACAG GTATCTTGCTCGGGTAACGGACACTGAAGCTACAGATACAAACAACCCCAATCTGAATTATGGCATCGTTGTGGACTGTGGTAGCAGTGGCTCTCGGATTTTTGTGTATTGTTGGCCAAGACACAACGGTAACCCACACGACCTGTTGGACATAAAACAGATGAGGgacaaaaatagaaaaccaGTGGTTATGAAAATCAAACCAG GCATCTCCGAGTTTGCTAACACTCCTGAGAAGGTCAGTGATTACATTTTCCCACTTCTACACTTTGCTGCTGAACATGTGCCCCGTGCAAAGCACAAAGAGACTCCTCTTTATATTCTGTGTACTGCAGGAATGAGGATCCTGCCAGAAAG ccagcagaaggcaATACTTGAAGATTTGGTCACTGATATCCCCGtgcattttgattttctgttttcgGACTCTCATGCAGAAGTTATTTCAGGGAAACAGGAAG GTGTGTATGCATGGATTGGCATCAACTTCGTTCTTGGAAGATTTGAGCATACAGATGATG AGGATGAAGCAGTTGTAGAGGTGCACATCCCAGgcagtgaaaataaagaagctATCTTCCGTAAGAGGACAGTGGGTATTCTTGACATGGGTGGAGTGTCGACTCAGATAGCATACGAAGTCCCTAAAACTGTAAGCTTTGCCTCTTCACAGCAG GAGGAAGTTGCCAAAAACTTGCTTGCAGAATTCAACCTGGGCTGTGATGCTCATCAAACTGAGCACGTGTATAGAGTCTACGTTGCAACATTCCTTGGCTTTGGAGGGAATGCAGCACGTCAGAGATATGAAAACAGTGTATTTTCCAGTACGGTGCTCAAAAATGG ACTGCTGGGCAAACAGACTGGCATGACTTCGGATTCCCCATACCTCGatccctgcctgcctgtggATGCTCAGGATGAGATCCATCAGAACGGACAGATAATGTATTTGAGGGGAACAGGAGACTTCAATCTGTGTCGTGAGCTTATCCAGCCCTTCATGAATAAGACCAACGAAACTCAGACCTCCCTTAATGGTGTCTACCAGCCTGCCGTGCACTTTCAGAACAGTGAATTCTATGGTTTCTCAGAGTTCTATTACAGCACTGAGGACGTGTTGCGCATGGGAGGGGATTACAATGCTGCTAAATTTATCAAAGCTGCAAAG gATTATTGTGCCACTAAGTGGTCTGTCCTCCGGGAACGTTTTGACCGTGGTCTTTATGCATCACATGCTGATCTCCACAGACTGAA gtacCAGTGTTTTAAGTCTGCCTGGGTATATGAAGTATTTCACAGTGGCTTCTCTTTTCCTGCAAGCTACAGCAATTtgaaaacagctctgcaggtgTATGACAAGGAGGTGCAGTGGACACTGGGAGCCATTCTGTACCGAACACGGTTTTTACCTTTAAG AGACATCCAGCAAGAAAACTTCCGTGGAAGTCACTCCCACTGGAGGAGCTTCTCCTTTGTTTACAATCactatttgttttttgtctgttttctgattgtgctgctctccatcctGCTTTACCTGCTGAGGCTCAGGCGGATCCACAGGCGAATGCTGCGTAACAGCTCATCTCCTTCCCTCTGGATGGAGGAGGGCCTCCCACCACAGAAGATCTCTGCAGCCTTATGA
- the ENTPD4 gene encoding ectonucleoside triphosphate diphosphohydrolase 4 isoform X3, with protein sequence MGRSRIGVSCLLPASWHFSISPMGCPRIFNTTLRQIVVIGILAAAVSLLYYSLVVIRNKYGRASRDKRFHRYLARVTDTEATDTNNPNLNYGIVVDCGSSGSRIFVYCWPRHNGNPHDLLDIKQMRDKNRKPVVMKIKPGISEFANTPEKVSDYIFPLLHFAAEHVPRAKHKETPLYILCTAGMRILPESQQKAILEDLVTDIPVHFDFLFSDSHAEVISGKQEGVYAWIGINFVLGRFEHTDDEDEAVVEVHIPGSENKEAIFRKRTVGILDMGGVSTQIAYEVPKTEEVAKNLLAEFNLGCDAHQTEHVYRVYVATFLGFGGNAARQRYENSVFSSTVLKNGLLGKQTGMTSDSPYLDPCLPVDAQDEIHQNGQIMYLRGTGDFNLCRELIQPFMNKTNETQTSLNGVYQPAVHFQNSEFYGFSEFYYSTEDVLRMGGDYNAAKFIKAAKDYCATKWSVLRERFDRGLYASHADLHRLKYQCFKSAWVYEVFHSGFSFPASYSNLKTALQVYDKEVQWTLGAILYRTRFLPLRDIQQENFRGSHSHWRSFSFVYNHYLFFVCFLIVLLSILLYLLRLRRIHRRMLRNSSSPSLWMEEGLPPQKISAAL encoded by the exons ATGGGGCGGTCCAG GATCGGCGTTTCTTGTTTGCTTCCCGCTTCTTGGCACTTCAGCATTTCTCCAATGGGATGTCCACGTATTTTCAACACTACTTTGCGTCAGATCGTGGTGATTGGAAtacttgctgctgctgtctctttGCTTTACTACTCGCTGGTAGTCATCCGCAATAAGTATGGGCGTGCATCCAGGGACAAAAGATTTCACAG GTATCTTGCTCGGGTAACGGACACTGAAGCTACAGATACAAACAACCCCAATCTGAATTATGGCATCGTTGTGGACTGTGGTAGCAGTGGCTCTCGGATTTTTGTGTATTGTTGGCCAAGACACAACGGTAACCCACACGACCTGTTGGACATAAAACAGATGAGGgacaaaaatagaaaaccaGTGGTTATGAAAATCAAACCAG GCATCTCCGAGTTTGCTAACACTCCTGAGAAGGTCAGTGATTACATTTTCCCACTTCTACACTTTGCTGCTGAACATGTGCCCCGTGCAAAGCACAAAGAGACTCCTCTTTATATTCTGTGTACTGCAGGAATGAGGATCCTGCCAGAAAG ccagcagaaggcaATACTTGAAGATTTGGTCACTGATATCCCCGtgcattttgattttctgttttcgGACTCTCATGCAGAAGTTATTTCAGGGAAACAGGAAG GTGTGTATGCATGGATTGGCATCAACTTCGTTCTTGGAAGATTTGAGCATACAGATGATG AGGATGAAGCAGTTGTAGAGGTGCACATCCCAGgcagtgaaaataaagaagctATCTTCCGTAAGAGGACAGTGGGTATTCTTGACATGGGTGGAGTGTCGACTCAGATAGCATACGAAGTCCCTAAAACT GAGGAAGTTGCCAAAAACTTGCTTGCAGAATTCAACCTGGGCTGTGATGCTCATCAAACTGAGCACGTGTATAGAGTCTACGTTGCAACATTCCTTGGCTTTGGAGGGAATGCAGCACGTCAGAGATATGAAAACAGTGTATTTTCCAGTACGGTGCTCAAAAATGG ACTGCTGGGCAAACAGACTGGCATGACTTCGGATTCCCCATACCTCGatccctgcctgcctgtggATGCTCAGGATGAGATCCATCAGAACGGACAGATAATGTATTTGAGGGGAACAGGAGACTTCAATCTGTGTCGTGAGCTTATCCAGCCCTTCATGAATAAGACCAACGAAACTCAGACCTCCCTTAATGGTGTCTACCAGCCTGCCGTGCACTTTCAGAACAGTGAATTCTATGGTTTCTCAGAGTTCTATTACAGCACTGAGGACGTGTTGCGCATGGGAGGGGATTACAATGCTGCTAAATTTATCAAAGCTGCAAAG gATTATTGTGCCACTAAGTGGTCTGTCCTCCGGGAACGTTTTGACCGTGGTCTTTATGCATCACATGCTGATCTCCACAGACTGAA gtacCAGTGTTTTAAGTCTGCCTGGGTATATGAAGTATTTCACAGTGGCTTCTCTTTTCCTGCAAGCTACAGCAATTtgaaaacagctctgcaggtgTATGACAAGGAGGTGCAGTGGACACTGGGAGCCATTCTGTACCGAACACGGTTTTTACCTTTAAG AGACATCCAGCAAGAAAACTTCCGTGGAAGTCACTCCCACTGGAGGAGCTTCTCCTTTGTTTACAATCactatttgttttttgtctgttttctgattgtgctgctctccatcctGCTTTACCTGCTGAGGCTCAGGCGGATCCACAGGCGAATGCTGCGTAACAGCTCATCTCCTTCCCTCTGGATGGAGGAGGGCCTCCCACCACAGAAGATCTCTGCAGCCTTATGA
- the ENTPD4 gene encoding ectonucleoside triphosphate diphosphohydrolase 4 isoform X2, with the protein MGRIGVSCLLPASWHFSISPMGCPRIFNTTLRQIVVIGILAAAVSLLYYSLVVIRNKYGRASRDKRFHRYLARVTDTEATDTNNPNLNYGIVVDCGSSGSRIFVYCWPRHNGNPHDLLDIKQMRDKNRKPVVMKIKPGISEFANTPEKVSDYIFPLLHFAAEHVPRAKHKETPLYILCTAGMRILPESQQKAILEDLVTDIPVHFDFLFSDSHAEVISGKQEGVYAWIGINFVLGRFEHTDDEDEAVVEVHIPGSENKEAIFRKRTVGILDMGGVSTQIAYEVPKTVSFASSQQEEVAKNLLAEFNLGCDAHQTEHVYRVYVATFLGFGGNAARQRYENSVFSSTVLKNGLLGKQTGMTSDSPYLDPCLPVDAQDEIHQNGQIMYLRGTGDFNLCRELIQPFMNKTNETQTSLNGVYQPAVHFQNSEFYGFSEFYYSTEDVLRMGGDYNAAKFIKAAKDYCATKWSVLRERFDRGLYASHADLHRLKYQCFKSAWVYEVFHSGFSFPASYSNLKTALQVYDKEVQWTLGAILYRTRFLPLRDIQQENFRGSHSHWRSFSFVYNHYLFFVCFLIVLLSILLYLLRLRRIHRRMLRNSSSPSLWMEEGLPPQKISAAL; encoded by the exons ATGGGGAG GATCGGCGTTTCTTGTTTGCTTCCCGCTTCTTGGCACTTCAGCATTTCTCCAATGGGATGTCCACGTATTTTCAACACTACTTTGCGTCAGATCGTGGTGATTGGAAtacttgctgctgctgtctctttGCTTTACTACTCGCTGGTAGTCATCCGCAATAAGTATGGGCGTGCATCCAGGGACAAAAGATTTCACAG GTATCTTGCTCGGGTAACGGACACTGAAGCTACAGATACAAACAACCCCAATCTGAATTATGGCATCGTTGTGGACTGTGGTAGCAGTGGCTCTCGGATTTTTGTGTATTGTTGGCCAAGACACAACGGTAACCCACACGACCTGTTGGACATAAAACAGATGAGGgacaaaaatagaaaaccaGTGGTTATGAAAATCAAACCAG GCATCTCCGAGTTTGCTAACACTCCTGAGAAGGTCAGTGATTACATTTTCCCACTTCTACACTTTGCTGCTGAACATGTGCCCCGTGCAAAGCACAAAGAGACTCCTCTTTATATTCTGTGTACTGCAGGAATGAGGATCCTGCCAGAAAG ccagcagaaggcaATACTTGAAGATTTGGTCACTGATATCCCCGtgcattttgattttctgttttcgGACTCTCATGCAGAAGTTATTTCAGGGAAACAGGAAG GTGTGTATGCATGGATTGGCATCAACTTCGTTCTTGGAAGATTTGAGCATACAGATGATG AGGATGAAGCAGTTGTAGAGGTGCACATCCCAGgcagtgaaaataaagaagctATCTTCCGTAAGAGGACAGTGGGTATTCTTGACATGGGTGGAGTGTCGACTCAGATAGCATACGAAGTCCCTAAAACTGTAAGCTTTGCCTCTTCACAGCAG GAGGAAGTTGCCAAAAACTTGCTTGCAGAATTCAACCTGGGCTGTGATGCTCATCAAACTGAGCACGTGTATAGAGTCTACGTTGCAACATTCCTTGGCTTTGGAGGGAATGCAGCACGTCAGAGATATGAAAACAGTGTATTTTCCAGTACGGTGCTCAAAAATGG ACTGCTGGGCAAACAGACTGGCATGACTTCGGATTCCCCATACCTCGatccctgcctgcctgtggATGCTCAGGATGAGATCCATCAGAACGGACAGATAATGTATTTGAGGGGAACAGGAGACTTCAATCTGTGTCGTGAGCTTATCCAGCCCTTCATGAATAAGACCAACGAAACTCAGACCTCCCTTAATGGTGTCTACCAGCCTGCCGTGCACTTTCAGAACAGTGAATTCTATGGTTTCTCAGAGTTCTATTACAGCACTGAGGACGTGTTGCGCATGGGAGGGGATTACAATGCTGCTAAATTTATCAAAGCTGCAAAG gATTATTGTGCCACTAAGTGGTCTGTCCTCCGGGAACGTTTTGACCGTGGTCTTTATGCATCACATGCTGATCTCCACAGACTGAA gtacCAGTGTTTTAAGTCTGCCTGGGTATATGAAGTATTTCACAGTGGCTTCTCTTTTCCTGCAAGCTACAGCAATTtgaaaacagctctgcaggtgTATGACAAGGAGGTGCAGTGGACACTGGGAGCCATTCTGTACCGAACACGGTTTTTACCTTTAAG AGACATCCAGCAAGAAAACTTCCGTGGAAGTCACTCCCACTGGAGGAGCTTCTCCTTTGTTTACAATCactatttgttttttgtctgttttctgattgtgctgctctccatcctGCTTTACCTGCTGAGGCTCAGGCGGATCCACAGGCGAATGCTGCGTAACAGCTCATCTCCTTCCCTCTGGATGGAGGAGGGCCTCCCACCACAGAAGATCTCTGCAGCCTTATGA
- the ENTPD4 gene encoding ectonucleoside triphosphate diphosphohydrolase 4 isoform X4 — protein MGRIGVSCLLPASWHFSISPMGCPRIFNTTLRQIVVIGILAAAVSLLYYSLVVIRNKYGRASRDKRFHRYLARVTDTEATDTNNPNLNYGIVVDCGSSGSRIFVYCWPRHNGNPHDLLDIKQMRDKNRKPVVMKIKPGISEFANTPEKVSDYIFPLLHFAAEHVPRAKHKETPLYILCTAGMRILPESQQKAILEDLVTDIPVHFDFLFSDSHAEVISGKQEGVYAWIGINFVLGRFEHTDDEDEAVVEVHIPGSENKEAIFRKRTVGILDMGGVSTQIAYEVPKTEEVAKNLLAEFNLGCDAHQTEHVYRVYVATFLGFGGNAARQRYENSVFSSTVLKNGLLGKQTGMTSDSPYLDPCLPVDAQDEIHQNGQIMYLRGTGDFNLCRELIQPFMNKTNETQTSLNGVYQPAVHFQNSEFYGFSEFYYSTEDVLRMGGDYNAAKFIKAAKDYCATKWSVLRERFDRGLYASHADLHRLKYQCFKSAWVYEVFHSGFSFPASYSNLKTALQVYDKEVQWTLGAILYRTRFLPLRDIQQENFRGSHSHWRSFSFVYNHYLFFVCFLIVLLSILLYLLRLRRIHRRMLRNSSSPSLWMEEGLPPQKISAAL, from the exons ATGGGGAG GATCGGCGTTTCTTGTTTGCTTCCCGCTTCTTGGCACTTCAGCATTTCTCCAATGGGATGTCCACGTATTTTCAACACTACTTTGCGTCAGATCGTGGTGATTGGAAtacttgctgctgctgtctctttGCTTTACTACTCGCTGGTAGTCATCCGCAATAAGTATGGGCGTGCATCCAGGGACAAAAGATTTCACAG GTATCTTGCTCGGGTAACGGACACTGAAGCTACAGATACAAACAACCCCAATCTGAATTATGGCATCGTTGTGGACTGTGGTAGCAGTGGCTCTCGGATTTTTGTGTATTGTTGGCCAAGACACAACGGTAACCCACACGACCTGTTGGACATAAAACAGATGAGGgacaaaaatagaaaaccaGTGGTTATGAAAATCAAACCAG GCATCTCCGAGTTTGCTAACACTCCTGAGAAGGTCAGTGATTACATTTTCCCACTTCTACACTTTGCTGCTGAACATGTGCCCCGTGCAAAGCACAAAGAGACTCCTCTTTATATTCTGTGTACTGCAGGAATGAGGATCCTGCCAGAAAG ccagcagaaggcaATACTTGAAGATTTGGTCACTGATATCCCCGtgcattttgattttctgttttcgGACTCTCATGCAGAAGTTATTTCAGGGAAACAGGAAG GTGTGTATGCATGGATTGGCATCAACTTCGTTCTTGGAAGATTTGAGCATACAGATGATG AGGATGAAGCAGTTGTAGAGGTGCACATCCCAGgcagtgaaaataaagaagctATCTTCCGTAAGAGGACAGTGGGTATTCTTGACATGGGTGGAGTGTCGACTCAGATAGCATACGAAGTCCCTAAAACT GAGGAAGTTGCCAAAAACTTGCTTGCAGAATTCAACCTGGGCTGTGATGCTCATCAAACTGAGCACGTGTATAGAGTCTACGTTGCAACATTCCTTGGCTTTGGAGGGAATGCAGCACGTCAGAGATATGAAAACAGTGTATTTTCCAGTACGGTGCTCAAAAATGG ACTGCTGGGCAAACAGACTGGCATGACTTCGGATTCCCCATACCTCGatccctgcctgcctgtggATGCTCAGGATGAGATCCATCAGAACGGACAGATAATGTATTTGAGGGGAACAGGAGACTTCAATCTGTGTCGTGAGCTTATCCAGCCCTTCATGAATAAGACCAACGAAACTCAGACCTCCCTTAATGGTGTCTACCAGCCTGCCGTGCACTTTCAGAACAGTGAATTCTATGGTTTCTCAGAGTTCTATTACAGCACTGAGGACGTGTTGCGCATGGGAGGGGATTACAATGCTGCTAAATTTATCAAAGCTGCAAAG gATTATTGTGCCACTAAGTGGTCTGTCCTCCGGGAACGTTTTGACCGTGGTCTTTATGCATCACATGCTGATCTCCACAGACTGAA gtacCAGTGTTTTAAGTCTGCCTGGGTATATGAAGTATTTCACAGTGGCTTCTCTTTTCCTGCAAGCTACAGCAATTtgaaaacagctctgcaggtgTATGACAAGGAGGTGCAGTGGACACTGGGAGCCATTCTGTACCGAACACGGTTTTTACCTTTAAG AGACATCCAGCAAGAAAACTTCCGTGGAAGTCACTCCCACTGGAGGAGCTTCTCCTTTGTTTACAATCactatttgttttttgtctgttttctgattgtgctgctctccatcctGCTTTACCTGCTGAGGCTCAGGCGGATCCACAGGCGAATGCTGCGTAACAGCTCATCTCCTTCCCTCTGGATGGAGGAGGGCCTCCCACCACAGAAGATCTCTGCAGCCTTATGA
- the ENTPD4 gene encoding ectonucleoside triphosphate diphosphohydrolase 4 isoform X5 — protein sequence MGCPRIFNTTLRQIVVIGILAAAVSLLYYSLVVIRNKYGRASRDKRFHRYLARVTDTEATDTNNPNLNYGIVVDCGSSGSRIFVYCWPRHNGNPHDLLDIKQMRDKNRKPVVMKIKPGISEFANTPEKVSDYIFPLLHFAAEHVPRAKHKETPLYILCTAGMRILPESQQKAILEDLVTDIPVHFDFLFSDSHAEVISGKQEGVYAWIGINFVLGRFEHTDDEDEAVVEVHIPGSENKEAIFRKRTVGILDMGGVSTQIAYEVPKTVSFASSQQEEVAKNLLAEFNLGCDAHQTEHVYRVYVATFLGFGGNAARQRYENSVFSSTVLKNGLLGKQTGMTSDSPYLDPCLPVDAQDEIHQNGQIMYLRGTGDFNLCRELIQPFMNKTNETQTSLNGVYQPAVHFQNSEFYGFSEFYYSTEDVLRMGGDYNAAKFIKAAKDYCATKWSVLRERFDRGLYASHADLHRLKYQCFKSAWVYEVFHSGFSFPASYSNLKTALQVYDKEVQWTLGAILYRTRFLPLRDIQQENFRGSHSHWRSFSFVYNHYLFFVCFLIVLLSILLYLLRLRRIHRRMLRNSSSPSLWMEEGLPPQKISAAL from the exons ATGGGATGTCCACGTATTTTCAACACTACTTTGCGTCAGATCGTGGTGATTGGAAtacttgctgctgctgtctctttGCTTTACTACTCGCTGGTAGTCATCCGCAATAAGTATGGGCGTGCATCCAGGGACAAAAGATTTCACAG GTATCTTGCTCGGGTAACGGACACTGAAGCTACAGATACAAACAACCCCAATCTGAATTATGGCATCGTTGTGGACTGTGGTAGCAGTGGCTCTCGGATTTTTGTGTATTGTTGGCCAAGACACAACGGTAACCCACACGACCTGTTGGACATAAAACAGATGAGGgacaaaaatagaaaaccaGTGGTTATGAAAATCAAACCAG GCATCTCCGAGTTTGCTAACACTCCTGAGAAGGTCAGTGATTACATTTTCCCACTTCTACACTTTGCTGCTGAACATGTGCCCCGTGCAAAGCACAAAGAGACTCCTCTTTATATTCTGTGTACTGCAGGAATGAGGATCCTGCCAGAAAG ccagcagaaggcaATACTTGAAGATTTGGTCACTGATATCCCCGtgcattttgattttctgttttcgGACTCTCATGCAGAAGTTATTTCAGGGAAACAGGAAG GTGTGTATGCATGGATTGGCATCAACTTCGTTCTTGGAAGATTTGAGCATACAGATGATG AGGATGAAGCAGTTGTAGAGGTGCACATCCCAGgcagtgaaaataaagaagctATCTTCCGTAAGAGGACAGTGGGTATTCTTGACATGGGTGGAGTGTCGACTCAGATAGCATACGAAGTCCCTAAAACTGTAAGCTTTGCCTCTTCACAGCAG GAGGAAGTTGCCAAAAACTTGCTTGCAGAATTCAACCTGGGCTGTGATGCTCATCAAACTGAGCACGTGTATAGAGTCTACGTTGCAACATTCCTTGGCTTTGGAGGGAATGCAGCACGTCAGAGATATGAAAACAGTGTATTTTCCAGTACGGTGCTCAAAAATGG ACTGCTGGGCAAACAGACTGGCATGACTTCGGATTCCCCATACCTCGatccctgcctgcctgtggATGCTCAGGATGAGATCCATCAGAACGGACAGATAATGTATTTGAGGGGAACAGGAGACTTCAATCTGTGTCGTGAGCTTATCCAGCCCTTCATGAATAAGACCAACGAAACTCAGACCTCCCTTAATGGTGTCTACCAGCCTGCCGTGCACTTTCAGAACAGTGAATTCTATGGTTTCTCAGAGTTCTATTACAGCACTGAGGACGTGTTGCGCATGGGAGGGGATTACAATGCTGCTAAATTTATCAAAGCTGCAAAG gATTATTGTGCCACTAAGTGGTCTGTCCTCCGGGAACGTTTTGACCGTGGTCTTTATGCATCACATGCTGATCTCCACAGACTGAA gtacCAGTGTTTTAAGTCTGCCTGGGTATATGAAGTATTTCACAGTGGCTTCTCTTTTCCTGCAAGCTACAGCAATTtgaaaacagctctgcaggtgTATGACAAGGAGGTGCAGTGGACACTGGGAGCCATTCTGTACCGAACACGGTTTTTACCTTTAAG AGACATCCAGCAAGAAAACTTCCGTGGAAGTCACTCCCACTGGAGGAGCTTCTCCTTTGTTTACAATCactatttgttttttgtctgttttctgattgtgctgctctccatcctGCTTTACCTGCTGAGGCTCAGGCGGATCCACAGGCGAATGCTGCGTAACAGCTCATCTCCTTCCCTCTGGATGGAGGAGGGCCTCCCACCACAGAAGATCTCTGCAGCCTTATGA